The following proteins are co-located in the Megalobrama amblycephala isolate DHTTF-2021 linkage group LG12, ASM1881202v1, whole genome shotgun sequence genome:
- the zgc:112962 gene encoding torsin-1A-interacting protein 1 isoform X42 has translation MASEGDFGLPQKSQPQTRMSENEKETQNVLHSEPESMKEVDKENDNNKPVKSEGAVDSSGNSAPKKEEKTQPRNDPQSEPKPETTNKVDEEKTQPRNDPQSEPKPETTEKVDEEKTQLRNDPQSEPKPETTEKVDEGNISKLEKTGAVDSSGNSAPKKEEKTQPRNDPQSEPKPETTEKVDEGNISKLEKTGEKTQPRNDPQSEPKPETTEKVDEGNISKLEKTGAVDSSGNSAPKKEEKTQPRNDPQSEPKPETTEKVDEEKTQPRNDPQSEPKPETTEKVDEGNISKLEKTGAVDSSGNSAPKKEEKTQPRNDPQSEPKPETTNKVDEEKTQLRNDPQSEPKPETTNKVDEGNISKLEKTGEKTQPRNDPQSEPKPETTNKVDEGNISKLEKTGAVDSSGNSAPKKEEKTQPRNDPQSEPKPETTNKVDEGNISKLEKTGAVDSSGNSAPKKEEKTQPRNDPQSEPKPETTNKVDEGNISKLEKTGEKTQLRNDPQSEPKPETTNKVDEEKTQPRNDPQSEPKPETTEKVDEGNISKLEKTGEKTQPRNDPQSEPKPETTNKVDEGNISKLEKTGAVDSSGNSAPKKEEKTQPRNDPQSEPKPETTEKVDEEKTQPRNDPQSEPKPETTEKVDEDVGLSGDSSPDVGTKKEDEQLQHTATSELPQERQPQIRVGGNEKLLLIGVAVLLAAIFYAIFFHPKSTPPVPNEFNVVDVFNQEMEKLKTSFPNQRPELWRRSQIHLRRHLKTERPTEPVSLILTSGHRAERTLGCLARCLAQAFSTARNSSVLNINGKSKASQDSDQVKLDIDSELRKAFDGKTFAAVIHRFEELPPGSTLIFYRYCDHENAAYKNVFLAFTVMLDAEVEVPSDVGLGRVEEMVQEHVKQKFVSSDKLATFNEMDVDKLSGLWSRISHLILPVAAEETIEQQGCGDCDKSF, from the exons ATGGCAAGCGAAGGCGACTTtg GACTTCCACAAAAAAGCCAACCACAGACCAGAATGTCAGAGAATGAGA AGGAGACACAGAACGTCCTTCACTCTGAACCTGAATCTATGAAAGAAGTAGATAAAGagaatgataataataaacctgTGAAGAGTGAAGGAG CTGTTGACTCGTCTGGTAATTCTGCACCTAAAAAGGAAG AGAAGACTCAGCCCAGGAACGATCCACAATCTGAACCTAAACCTGAAACTACAAATAAAGTGGATGAAG AGAAGACTCAGCCCAGGAACGATCCACAATCTGAACCTAAACCTGAAACTACAGAAAAAGTGGATGAAG AGAAGACTCAGCTCAGGAACGATCCACAATCTGAACCTAAACCTGAAACTACAGAAAAAGTGGATGAAGGTAACATCAGTAAACTTGAGAAGACAGGAG CTGTTGACTCGTCTGGTAATTCTGCACCTAAAAAGGAAG AGAAGACTCAGCCCAGGAACGATCCACAATCTGAACCGAAACCTGAAACTACAGAAAAAGTGGATGAAGGTAACATCAGTAAACTTGAGAAGACAGGAG AGAAGACTCAGCCCAGGAACGATCCACAATCTGAACCGAAACCTGAAACTACAGAAAAAGTGGATGAAGGTAACATCAGTAAACTTGAGAAGACAGGAG CTGTTGACTCGTCTGGTAATTCTGCACCTAAAAAGGAAG AGAAGACTCAGCCCAGGAACGATCCACAATCTGAACCTAAACCTGAAACTACAGAAAAAGTGGATGAAG AGAAGACTCAGCCCAGGAACGATCCACAATCTGAACCGAAACCTGAAACTACAGAAAAAGTGGATGAAGGTAACATCAGTAAACTTGAGAAGACAGGAG CTGTTGACTCGTCTGGTAATTCTGCACCTAAAAAGGAAG AGAAGACTCAGCCCAGGAACGATCCACAATCTGAACCTAAACCTGAAACTACAAATAAAGTGGATGAAG AGAAGACTCAGCTCAGGAACGATCCACAATCTGAACCTAAACCTGAAACTACAAATAAAGTGGATGAAGGTAACATCAGTAAACTTGAGAAGAcaggag AGAAGACTCAGCCCAGGAACGATCCACAATCTGAACCTAAACCTGAAACTACAAATAAAGTGGATGAAGGTAACATCAGTAAACTTGAGAAGACAGGAG CTGTTGACTCGTCTGGTAATTCTGCACCTAAAAAGGAAG AGAAGACTCAGCCCAGGAACGATCCACAATCTGAACCTAAACCTGAAACTACAAATAAAGTGGATGAAGGTAACATCAGTAAACTTGAGAAGAcaggag CTGTTGACTCGTCTGGTAATTCTGCACCTAAAAAGGAAG AGAAGACTCAGCCCAGGAACGATCCACAATCTGAACCTAAACCTGAAACTACAAATAAAGTGGATGAAGGTAACATCAGTAAACTTGAGAAGAcaggag AGAAGACTCAGCTCAGGAACGATCCACAATCTGAACCTAAACCTGAAACTACAAATAAAGTGGATGAAG AGAAGACTCAGCCCAGGAACGATCCACAATCTGAACCGAAACCTGAAACTACAGAAAAAGTGGATGAAGGTAACATCAGTAAACTTGAGAAGACAggag AGAAGACTCAGCCCAGGAACGATCCACAATCTGAACCTAAACCTGAAACTACAAATAAAGTGGATGAAGGTAACATCAGTAAACTTGAGAAGACAGGAG CTGTTGACTCGTCTGGTAATTCTGCACCTAAAAAGGAAG AGAAGACTCAGCCCAGGAACGATCCACAATCTGAACCTAAACCTGAAACTACAGAAAAAGTGGATGAAG AGAAGACTCAGCCCAGGAACGATCCACAATCTGAACCTAAACCTGAAACTACAGAAAAAGTGGATGAAG ATGTTGGCTTGTCTGGTGATTCTTCTCCAGATGTTGGAACTAAAAAAGAGGATG AGCAACTACAACATACCGCCACTTCTGAACTTCCACAAGAAAGACAACCACAGATCAGAGTGGGAGGGAATGAGA AACTGTTATTGATTGGTGTTGCTGTCCTACTTGCAGCTATCttttatgctattttttttCATCCTAAATCAACTCCACCTGTACCAAATGAGTTTAATGTGGTGGATGTGTTCAATCAGGAAATGGAAAAACTTAAGACTAGCTTTCCAAATCAGCGGCCAGAACTCTGGAGGAGGAGTCAGATTCATCTCAGACGCCACCTGAAAACTGAGCGTCCCACAGAACCTGTCAGCCTTATTCTTACGTCTGGTCACAGGGCTGAAAGGACACTTGGTTGTTTGGCTCGATGCTTGGCTCAAGCTTTTTCCACTGCCCGTAACTCTTCAGTTCTAAACATCAATGGAAAAAGTAAAGCATCACAAGACAGTGATCAGGTCAAGCTGGACATTGATAGTGAGTTGAGAAAAGCCTTTGATGGTAAAACATTTGCTGCAGTAATCCACCGATTTGAGGAGCTCCCTCCTGGATCCACTCTCATCTTTTACCGTTACTGTGACCATGAGAATGCGGCTTATAAGAACGTCTTCCTGGCCTTTACTGTAATGCTTGATGCAGAAGTGGAAGTGCCATCCGATGTCGGTCTAGGGAGAGTTGAGGAGATGGTTCAAGAGCACGTAAAACAGAAGTTTGTCTCCTCAGACAAGTTAGCTACGTTTAATGAAATGGATGTGGACAAACTGAGTGGACTGTGGAGCAGAATTTCACATCTCATCTTGCCAGTGGCTGCAGAAGAGACAATTGAACAACAGGGCTGTGGGGACTGTGACAAATCATTTTGA
- the zgc:112962 gene encoding torsin-1A-interacting protein 1 isoform X26 has translation MASEGDFGLPQKSQPQTRMSENEKETQNVLHSEPESMKEVDKENDNNKPVKSEGAVDSSGNSAPKKEEKTQPRNDPQSEPKPETTEKVDEGNISKLEKTGEKTQPRNDPQSEPKPETTNKVDEGNISKLEKTGEKTQPRNDPQSEPKPETTEKVDEEKTQLRNDPQSEPKPETTEKVDEGNISKLEKTGAVDSSGNSAPKKEEKTQPRNDPQSEPKPETTEKVDEGNISKLEKTGEKTQPRNDPQSEPKPETTEKVDEGNISKLEKTGAVDSSGNSAPKKEEKTQPRNDPQSEPKPETTEKVDEEKTQPRNDPQSEPKPETTEKVDEGNISKLEKTGAVDSSGNSAPKKEEKTQPRNDPQSEPKPETTNKVDEEKTQLRNDPQSEPKPETTNKVDEGNISKLEKTGEKTQPRNDPQSEPKPETTNKVDEEKTQPRNDPQSEPKPETTNKVDEGNISKLEKTGAVDSSGNSAPKKEEKTQPRNDPQSEPKPETTNKVDEGNISKLEKTGEKTQLRNDPQSEPKPETTNKVDEEKTQPRNDPQSEPKPETTEKVDEGNISKLEKTGEKTQPRNDPQSEPKPETTNKVDEGNISKLEKTGAVDSSGNSAPKKEEKTQPRNDPQSEPKPETTEKVDEEKTQPRNDPQSEPKPETTEKVDEDVGLSGDSSPDVGTKKEDEQLQHTATSELPQERQPQIRVGGNEKLLLIGVAVLLAAIFYAIFFHPKSTPPVPNEFNVVDVFNQEMEKLKTSFPNQRPELWRRSQIHLRRHLKTERPTEPVSLILTSGHRAERTLGCLARCLAQAFSTARNSSVLNINGKSKASQDSDQVKLDIDSELRKAFDGKTFAAVIHRFEELPPGSTLIFYRYCDHENAAYKNVFLAFTVMLDAEVEVPSDVGLGRVEEMVQEHVKQKFVSSDKLATFNEMDVDKLSGLWSRISHLILPVAAEETIEQQGCGDCDKSF, from the exons ATGGCAAGCGAAGGCGACTTtg GACTTCCACAAAAAAGCCAACCACAGACCAGAATGTCAGAGAATGAGA AGGAGACACAGAACGTCCTTCACTCTGAACCTGAATCTATGAAAGAAGTAGATAAAGagaatgataataataaacctgTGAAGAGTGAAGGAG CTGTTGACTCGTCTGGTAATTCTGCACCTAAAAAGGAAG AAAAGACTCAGCCCAGGAACGATCCACAATCTGAACCTAAACCTGAAACTACAGAAAAAGTGGATGAAGGTAACATCAGTAAACTTGAGAAGACAGGAG AGAAGACTCAGCCCAGGAACGATCCACAATCTGAACCTAAACCTGAAACTACAAATAAAGTGGATGAAGGTAACATCAGTAAACTTGAGAAGACAggag AGAAGACTCAGCCCAGGAACGATCCACAATCTGAACCTAAACCTGAAACTACAGAAAAAGTGGATGAAG AGAAGACTCAGCTCAGGAACGATCCACAATCTGAACCTAAACCTGAAACTACAGAAAAAGTGGATGAAGGTAACATCAGTAAACTTGAGAAGACAGGAG CTGTTGACTCGTCTGGTAATTCTGCACCTAAAAAGGAAG AGAAGACTCAGCCCAGGAACGATCCACAATCTGAACCGAAACCTGAAACTACAGAAAAAGTGGATGAAGGTAACATCAGTAAACTTGAGAAGACAGGAG AGAAGACTCAGCCCAGGAACGATCCACAATCTGAACCGAAACCTGAAACTACAGAAAAAGTGGATGAAGGTAACATCAGTAAACTTGAGAAGACAGGAG CTGTTGACTCGTCTGGTAATTCTGCACCTAAAAAGGAAG AGAAGACTCAGCCCAGGAACGATCCACAATCTGAACCTAAACCTGAAACTACAGAAAAAGTGGATGAAG AGAAGACTCAGCCCAGGAACGATCCACAATCTGAACCGAAACCTGAAACTACAGAAAAAGTGGATGAAGGTAACATCAGTAAACTTGAGAAGACAGGAG CTGTTGACTCGTCTGGTAATTCTGCACCTAAAAAGGAAG AGAAGACTCAGCCCAGGAACGATCCACAATCTGAACCTAAACCTGAAACTACAAATAAAGTGGATGAAG AGAAGACTCAGCTCAGGAACGATCCACAATCTGAACCTAAACCTGAAACTACAAATAAAGTGGATGAAGGTAACATCAGTAAACTTGAGAAGAcaggag AGAAGACTCAGCCCAGGAACGATCCACAATCTGAACCTAAACCTGAAACTACAAATAAAGTGGATGAAG AGAAGACTCAGCCCAGGAACGATCCACAATCTGAACCTAAACCTGAAACTACAAATAAAGTGGATGAAGGTAACATCAGTAAACTTGAGAAGAcaggag CTGTTGACTCGTCTGGTAATTCTGCACCTAAAAAGGAAG AGAAGACTCAGCCCAGGAACGATCCACAATCTGAACCTAAACCTGAAACTACAAATAAAGTGGATGAAGGTAACATCAGTAAACTTGAGAAGAcaggag AGAAGACTCAGCTCAGGAACGATCCACAATCTGAACCTAAACCTGAAACTACAAATAAAGTGGATGAAG AGAAGACTCAGCCCAGGAACGATCCACAATCTGAACCGAAACCTGAAACTACAGAAAAAGTGGATGAAGGTAACATCAGTAAACTTGAGAAGACAggag AGAAGACTCAGCCCAGGAACGATCCACAATCTGAACCTAAACCTGAAACTACAAATAAAGTGGATGAAGGTAACATCAGTAAACTTGAGAAGACAGGAG CTGTTGACTCGTCTGGTAATTCTGCACCTAAAAAGGAAG AGAAGACTCAGCCCAGGAACGATCCACAATCTGAACCTAAACCTGAAACTACAGAAAAAGTGGATGAAG AGAAGACTCAGCCCAGGAACGATCCACAATCTGAACCTAAACCTGAAACTACAGAAAAAGTGGATGAAG ATGTTGGCTTGTCTGGTGATTCTTCTCCAGATGTTGGAACTAAAAAAGAGGATG AGCAACTACAACATACCGCCACTTCTGAACTTCCACAAGAAAGACAACCACAGATCAGAGTGGGAGGGAATGAGA AACTGTTATTGATTGGTGTTGCTGTCCTACTTGCAGCTATCttttatgctattttttttCATCCTAAATCAACTCCACCTGTACCAAATGAGTTTAATGTGGTGGATGTGTTCAATCAGGAAATGGAAAAACTTAAGACTAGCTTTCCAAATCAGCGGCCAGAACTCTGGAGGAGGAGTCAGATTCATCTCAGACGCCACCTGAAAACTGAGCGTCCCACAGAACCTGTCAGCCTTATTCTTACGTCTGGTCACAGGGCTGAAAGGACACTTGGTTGTTTGGCTCGATGCTTGGCTCAAGCTTTTTCCACTGCCCGTAACTCTTCAGTTCTAAACATCAATGGAAAAAGTAAAGCATCACAAGACAGTGATCAGGTCAAGCTGGACATTGATAGTGAGTTGAGAAAAGCCTTTGATGGTAAAACATTTGCTGCAGTAATCCACCGATTTGAGGAGCTCCCTCCTGGATCCACTCTCATCTTTTACCGTTACTGTGACCATGAGAATGCGGCTTATAAGAACGTCTTCCTGGCCTTTACTGTAATGCTTGATGCAGAAGTGGAAGTGCCATCCGATGTCGGTCTAGGGAGAGTTGAGGAGATGGTTCAAGAGCACGTAAAACAGAAGTTTGTCTCCTCAGACAAGTTAGCTACGTTTAATGAAATGGATGTGGACAAACTGAGTGGACTGTGGAGCAGAATTTCACATCTCATCTTGCCAGTGGCTGCAGAAGAGACAATTGAACAACAGGGCTGTGGGGACTGTGACAAATCATTTTGA
- the zgc:112962 gene encoding torsin-1A-interacting protein 1 isoform X44, with translation MASEGDFGLPQKSQPQTRMSENEKETQNVLHSEPESMKEVDKENDNNKPVKSEGAVDSSGNSAPKKEEKTQPRNDPQSEPKPETTEKVDEGNISKLEKTGEKTQPRNDPQSEPKPETTNKVDEGNISKLEKTGEKTQPRNDPQSEPKPETTEKVDEEKTQLRNDPQSEPKPETTEKVDEGNISKLEKTGAVDSSGNSAPKKEEKTQPRNDPQSEPKPETTEKVDEAVDSSGNSAPKKEEKTQPRNDPQSEPKPETTEKVDEEKTQPRNDPQSEPKPETTEKVDEGNISKLEKTGAVDSSGNSAPKKEEKTQPRNDPQSEPKPETTNKVDEEKTQLRNDPQSEPKPETTNKVDEGNISKLEKTGEKTQPRNDPQSEPKPETTNKVDEGNISKLEKTGAVDSSGNSAPKKEEKTQPRNDPQSEPKPETTNKVDEGNISKLEKTGAVDSSGNSAPKKEEKTQPRNDPQSEPKPETTNKVDEGNISKLEKTGEKTQLRNDPQSEPKPETTNKVDEEKTQPRNDPQSEPKPETTEKVDEGNISKLEKTGEKTQPRNDPQSEPKPETTNKVDEGNISKLEKTGAVDSSGNSAPKKEEKTQPRNDPQSEPKPETTEKVDEEKTQPRNDPQSEPKPETTEKVDEDVGLSGDSSPDVGTKKEDEQLQHTATSELPQERQPQIRVGGNEKLLLIGVAVLLAAIFYAIFFHPKSTPPVPNEFNVVDVFNQEMEKLKTSFPNQRPELWRRSQIHLRRHLKTERPTEPVSLILTSGHRAERTLGCLARCLAQAFSTARNSSVLNINGKSKASQDSDQVKLDIDSELRKAFDGKTFAAVIHRFEELPPGSTLIFYRYCDHENAAYKNVFLAFTVMLDAEVEVPSDVGLGRVEEMVQEHVKQKFVSSDKLATFNEMDVDKLSGLWSRISHLILPVAAEETIEQQGCGDCDKSF, from the exons ATGGCAAGCGAAGGCGACTTtg GACTTCCACAAAAAAGCCAACCACAGACCAGAATGTCAGAGAATGAGA AGGAGACACAGAACGTCCTTCACTCTGAACCTGAATCTATGAAAGAAGTAGATAAAGagaatgataataataaacctgTGAAGAGTGAAGGAG CTGTTGACTCGTCTGGTAATTCTGCACCTAAAAAGGAAG AAAAGACTCAGCCCAGGAACGATCCACAATCTGAACCTAAACCTGAAACTACAGAAAAAGTGGATGAAGGTAACATCAGTAAACTTGAGAAGACAGGAG AGAAGACTCAGCCCAGGAACGATCCACAATCTGAACCTAAACCTGAAACTACAAATAAAGTGGATGAAGGTAACATCAGTAAACTTGAGAAGACAggag AGAAGACTCAGCCCAGGAACGATCCACAATCTGAACCTAAACCTGAAACTACAGAAAAAGTGGATGAAG AGAAGACTCAGCTCAGGAACGATCCACAATCTGAACCTAAACCTGAAACTACAGAAAAAGTGGATGAAGGTAACATCAGTAAACTTGAGAAGACAGGAG CTGTTGACTCGTCTGGTAATTCTGCACCTAAAAAGGAAG AGAAGACTCAGCCCAGGAACGATCCACAATCTGAACCGAAACCTGAAACTACAGAAAAAGTGGATGAAG CTGTTGACTCGTCTGGTAATTCTGCACCTAAAAAGGAAG AGAAGACTCAGCCCAGGAACGATCCACAATCTGAACCTAAACCTGAAACTACAGAAAAAGTGGATGAAG AGAAGACTCAGCCCAGGAACGATCCACAATCTGAACCGAAACCTGAAACTACAGAAAAAGTGGATGAAGGTAACATCAGTAAACTTGAGAAGACAGGAG CTGTTGACTCGTCTGGTAATTCTGCACCTAAAAAGGAAG AGAAGACTCAGCCCAGGAACGATCCACAATCTGAACCTAAACCTGAAACTACAAATAAAGTGGATGAAG AGAAGACTCAGCTCAGGAACGATCCACAATCTGAACCTAAACCTGAAACTACAAATAAAGTGGATGAAGGTAACATCAGTAAACTTGAGAAGAcaggag AGAAGACTCAGCCCAGGAACGATCCACAATCTGAACCTAAACCTGAAACTACAAATAAAGTGGATGAAGGTAACATCAGTAAACTTGAGAAGACAGGAG CTGTTGACTCGTCTGGTAATTCTGCACCTAAAAAGGAAG AGAAGACTCAGCCCAGGAACGATCCACAATCTGAACCTAAACCTGAAACTACAAATAAAGTGGATGAAGGTAACATCAGTAAACTTGAGAAGAcaggag CTGTTGACTCGTCTGGTAATTCTGCACCTAAAAAGGAAG AGAAGACTCAGCCCAGGAACGATCCACAATCTGAACCTAAACCTGAAACTACAAATAAAGTGGATGAAGGTAACATCAGTAAACTTGAGAAGAcaggag AGAAGACTCAGCTCAGGAACGATCCACAATCTGAACCTAAACCTGAAACTACAAATAAAGTGGATGAAG AGAAGACTCAGCCCAGGAACGATCCACAATCTGAACCGAAACCTGAAACTACAGAAAAAGTGGATGAAGGTAACATCAGTAAACTTGAGAAGACAggag AGAAGACTCAGCCCAGGAACGATCCACAATCTGAACCTAAACCTGAAACTACAAATAAAGTGGATGAAGGTAACATCAGTAAACTTGAGAAGACAGGAG CTGTTGACTCGTCTGGTAATTCTGCACCTAAAAAGGAAG AGAAGACTCAGCCCAGGAACGATCCACAATCTGAACCTAAACCTGAAACTACAGAAAAAGTGGATGAAG AGAAGACTCAGCCCAGGAACGATCCACAATCTGAACCTAAACCTGAAACTACAGAAAAAGTGGATGAAG ATGTTGGCTTGTCTGGTGATTCTTCTCCAGATGTTGGAACTAAAAAAGAGGATG AGCAACTACAACATACCGCCACTTCTGAACTTCCACAAGAAAGACAACCACAGATCAGAGTGGGAGGGAATGAGA AACTGTTATTGATTGGTGTTGCTGTCCTACTTGCAGCTATCttttatgctattttttttCATCCTAAATCAACTCCACCTGTACCAAATGAGTTTAATGTGGTGGATGTGTTCAATCAGGAAATGGAAAAACTTAAGACTAGCTTTCCAAATCAGCGGCCAGAACTCTGGAGGAGGAGTCAGATTCATCTCAGACGCCACCTGAAAACTGAGCGTCCCACAGAACCTGTCAGCCTTATTCTTACGTCTGGTCACAGGGCTGAAAGGACACTTGGTTGTTTGGCTCGATGCTTGGCTCAAGCTTTTTCCACTGCCCGTAACTCTTCAGTTCTAAACATCAATGGAAAAAGTAAAGCATCACAAGACAGTGATCAGGTCAAGCTGGACATTGATAGTGAGTTGAGAAAAGCCTTTGATGGTAAAACATTTGCTGCAGTAATCCACCGATTTGAGGAGCTCCCTCCTGGATCCACTCTCATCTTTTACCGTTACTGTGACCATGAGAATGCGGCTTATAAGAACGTCTTCCTGGCCTTTACTGTAATGCTTGATGCAGAAGTGGAAGTGCCATCCGATGTCGGTCTAGGGAGAGTTGAGGAGATGGTTCAAGAGCACGTAAAACAGAAGTTTGTCTCCTCAGACAAGTTAGCTACGTTTAATGAAATGGATGTGGACAAACTGAGTGGACTGTGGAGCAGAATTTCACATCTCATCTTGCCAGTGGCTGCAGAAGAGACAATTGAACAACAGGGCTGTGGGGACTGTGACAAATCATTTTGA